In Hermetia illucens chromosome 5, iHerIll2.2.curated.20191125, whole genome shotgun sequence, a single window of DNA contains:
- the LOC119658490 gene encoding diacylglycerol lipase-alpha isoform X4 produces the protein MPGLVVFRRRWSVGSDDLIVPAVFLLTIHILWFLILGISMLVLDYNITILSIKLLWYYKMGYVCILLVSIGVELAICIVSTRGSILDVGARATMHYWIYLKSVVILFDISWLVLGVVWIKQFYFEAPVVAAKEILLGLVISNWLLVLTILITIWCTFDSAGRSWVKMKKYQRSMRESESRFNYRRSGSMNRNWRQRKVIRAYQDSWDHRCRLLFCCMGTSERNRNSFTDIARLLSDFFRELDVVPSDVVAGLVLLRKFQKLEREAIVRQRKNGTYEFLSGVPVTERTQFLALNNAHDYDFFQTVIHYMYFAQGAYGWPMYLMTNRSNICQLCSELRCCLSCCGQKDTAEVIQDNCCYCNYAALKKTLQIGDVEVIYATYHVDVGETPFFVAIDYSQKKIVISIRGTLSMKDVLTDLNAEGDVLPLDPPREDWLGHKGMVQAAIYIKRKIEEDNLIQKALTHNPAKNTQNFGLVLVGHSLGAGTAAILAILLKPQYPSLQCFSYSPPGGLLSMPAVEYSKSFITSVVVGKDVVPRIGLHQMEALRADLINAIKRSVDPKWKTITCSVVCCGCGPEPTSVVEMSSQDTHINQYKEQRDTARTTSVHPTDSSIALTLHQPLYPPGRIIHIVRHHPSPDEHKYDRGWR, from the exons GTTTTTAATACTTGGAATTTCAATGTTAGTCCTAGACTACAATATAACCATATTGAGCATTAAATTATTGTGGTACTACAAAATGGGATACGTTTGTATATTACTAG TTTCAATAGGCGTAGAATTAGCAATTTGTATAGTATCAACCAGAGGAAGTATTTTAGATGTTGGGGCTCGAGCAACGATGCACTACTGGATTTATCTTAAGAGTG TTGTGATATTATTTGATATAAGCTGGTTAGTGTTAGGTGTTGTTTGGataaaacaattttattttgaagcTCCTGTAGTGGCTGCTAAGGAGATTCTTCTAG GTTTAGTTATATCCAATTGGTTACTAGTATTAACAATTTTAATAACAATCTGGTGTACCTTTGATTCGGCTGGGCGTTCGTgggtgaaaatgaaaaaataccaAAGATCAATGCGAGAGTCTGAGTCGCGTTTCAACTACAGACGTAGTGGGAGTATGAACAGGAATTGGAGGCAACG AAAAGTGATTCGAGCCTATCAAGATAGCTGGGACCACCGGTGTCGTTTGCTGTTTTGTTGTATGGGCACTTCAGAAAGAAATAGAAACTCTTTCACAGACATTGCTCGTCTACTTAGTGATTTTTTTAGGGAATTAGATGTTGTACCTTCGGATGTTGTtgctggattagtacttttaagGAAGTTTCAAAAGCTCGAGAGAGAAGCTATCGTGAGACAA CGTAAGAATGGAACCTACGAGTTCCTGAGCGGAGTTCCAGTCACTGAAAGAACACAGTTCCTAGCGTTAAATAATGCTCATGATTACGACTTTTTTCAAACTGTTATTCATTATATGTATTTTGCTCAAGGAGCCTACGGATGGCCAATGTATTTGAtgacaaatcgttcaaataTTTGTCAGTTGTGTTCTGAGCTGAG GTGCTGTCTTTCATGCTGCGGCCAAAAGGACACGGCCGAAGTTATACAAGATAATTGTTGTTATTGTAACTATGCCGCCCTTAAAAAGACTTTACAAATTGGCGATGTCGAAGTGATATATGCTACGTATCACGTTGATGTTGGAGAAACGCCTTTCTTCGTTGCCATTGattattctcaaaaaaaaatagtaataagtaTACGAGGTACGCTTAGTATGAAGGACGTATTAACGGATTTGAATGCCGAAGGTGATGTGCTTCCGTTAGACCCTCCACGAGAAGATTGGCTAGGCCATAAAGGAATGGTCCAAGCAGCTAtatatattaaaagaaaaatagaagAAGATAATCTAATTCAAAAGGCTCTGACACATAACCCGGCGAAAAATACCCAAAATTTCGGTTTGGTATTGGTTGGACATTCGTTAGGAGCCGGAACAGCAGCGATCCTTGCCATTCTCTTGAAACCACAGTATCCGTCTTTGCAATGTTTTAGTTATTCACCGCCAGGTGGATTACTAAG CATGCCTGCCGTTGAATATTCTAAATCATTCATAACCTCTGTAGTTGTAGGAAAGGATGTAGTGCCTAGAATAGGACTTCATCAAATGGAAGCCTTACGAGCTGATCTCATTAATGCAATTAAAAGAAGTGTTGATCCAAAG TGGAAGACGATAACATGTTCCGTGGTCTGCTGTGGTTGTGGTCCCGAACCAACATCGGTTGTTGAAATGTCTAGCCAAGATACTCATATAAACCAGTATAAGGAG CAAAGGGATACAGCGCGGACAACAAGTGTGCACCCGACGGATAGTTCAATAGCTTTAACTCTCCATCAACCATTGTATCCACCTGGTAGGATCATACACATCGTTCGCCATCATCCATCCCCCGATGA ACACAAATATGACAGAGGGTGGAGGTAG